A DNA window from Arachis hypogaea cultivar Tifrunner chromosome 18, arahy.Tifrunner.gnm2.J5K5, whole genome shotgun sequence contains the following coding sequences:
- the LOC112772914 gene encoding probable L-type lectin-domain containing receptor kinase VII.2 codes for MHQPVSVWKSFFIMSLLYLVLILHTLTTLNSASATEFVYNTNFSNKNITLFGNASIQSSILTLTNQSFFTIGRAFYPHRIRTKRANSSTLLPFATSFIFSLAPFKNFDAGPGFAFLFTPSRGLNGTTSSQYLGLFNLSNEGNPQNHVLGVEFDTIRNEEVFQDINDNHVGVDINSLVSLVAHEAGYWGGKDDKEFKVLKINSGENYQVWIEFNHSQFNITMAKAGEMRPRVPLISSNVNLSEVLVEEMYVGFSASTGRAIDSTKILAWSFSDSNFSIGDALVTDNLPSFVFHKRWFSGSGAIIVGVFITIIIGAGFVLLIFCRQNKADEELEEWELEYWPHRISFHEIDAATRGFSEQNVVGNGANGKVYKGILQGEEVAVKRIPQEGEGMREFLAELSSLGRMRHKNLVGLKGWCKKEKGNLILVYDFMNNGSLDQRIFECEERMMLGWKERFEVLKDVAAGILYLHEGWEVKVLHRDIKASNVLLDKDMNARLGDFGLARMHNHQGEVAATTRVLGTVGYIAPEVIRTGRVSTQSDVYGFGILALEVLCGRRPIEEHKPGLLEWLMSLSVADQLHSAVDERLKAKGGYSIEEAEKLLHLGLLCSNSDPNMRPMMRQVVKMLEGEMEGVESNEESAEMGLLAKIKSAAMWSRSECTFPHNDYPTMDEVRMFSSSSMMFSSSSMMQYASDNSAILEGR; via the coding sequence ATGCATCAACCTGTTTCAGTTTGGAAAAGTTTTTTCATAATGTCTCTACTATACCTCGTTCTAATTCTTCACACTTTAACCACTTTGAACTCAGCTTCAGCCACTGAATTTGTCTATAACACAAACTTCAGCAACAAAAATATCACCTTATTTGGAAATGCCAGTATTCAGTCCTCCATTCTCACTCTTACAAACCAGAGTTTCTTCACAATTGGCCGTGCTTTTTACCCTCACAGAATACGAACCAAACGAGCCAACTCGTCCACCCTTCTCCCCTTTGCAACCTCCTTTATATTCTCTCTTGCCCCCTTCAAAAACTTTGATGCTGGCCCTGGTTTTGCTTTCTTGTTCACACCATCAAGAGGTCTAAATGGCACAACCTCAAGTCAGTATCTTGGTCTCTTCAATCTCAGCAATGAAGGCAATCCACAGAACCATGTTCTTGGAGTTGAGTTTGACACTATTAGAAATGAAGAAGTATTTCAAGACATAAATGACAACCATGTTGGTGTTGACATAAACTCGCTTGTTTCCTTGGTTGCACATGAAGCAGGCTATTGGGGTGGGAAAGATGATAAGGAATTCAAGGTGTTGAAGATAAACAGTGGGGAGAATTATCAAGTATGGATTGAGTTCAACCACTCACAGTTCAATATTACTATGGCTAAGGCAGGAGAAATGCGGCCTCGAGTGCCTCTAATCAGTTCGAATGTTAATCTTTCTGAGGTTCTTGTGGAAGAAATGTATGTTGGTTTCAGTGCTTCAACAGGGAGGGCAATAGATAGTACTAAAATACTTGCTTGGAGTTTTAGCGATTCAAATTTTTCAATTGGTGATGCTTTAGTCACTGATAATTTGCCTTCATTTGTCTttcataaaaggtggttttctggATCAGGAGCTATAATTGTTGGAGTCTTCATTACTATCATTATTGGTGCTGGGTTTGTGTTGTTGATTTTCTGTAGGCAAAACAAGGCAGATGAAGAACTTGAAGAATGGGAATTGGAGTACTGGCCCCATAGGATTAGTTTCCATGAGATTGATGCAGCAACAAGGGGGTTCTCTGAACAGAATGTTGTTGGTAACGGAGCGAATGGGAAGGTATATAAAGGGATCTTGCAAGGTGAAGAAGTTGCAGTGAAGAGAATCCCTCAAGAAGGAGAAGGGATGAGAGAGTTCTTGGCTGAGCTCTCAAGTCTAGGAAGAATGAGGCATAAAAATTTGGTGGGGTTGAAAGGCTGGtgcaagaaagagaagggaaactTGATTCTTGTTTACGACTTCATGAACAATGGAAGTTTAGACCAAAGAATCTTCGAGTGCGAAGAGAGAATGATGCTAGGGTGGAAAGAGAGGTTTGAGGTTTTGAAAGATGTGGCTGCAGGGATTCTTTACCTGCATGAGGGTTGGGAAGTTAAGGTCTTGCACAGGGACATCAAAGCGAGCAATGTTCTACTGGACAAGGACATGAATGCTAGGTTGGGAGATTTCGGATTGGCACGAATGCACAATCATCAAGGAGAAGTCGCCGCGACAACTAGAGTATTAGGCACAGTAGGATACATAGCTCCTGAAGTAATTAGAACAGGAAGGGTATCAACTCAATCTGATGTGTATGGTTTTGGAATCTTGGCATTGGAAGTGCTTTGTGGCAGAAGGCCTATTGAAGAACACAAGCCAGGGTTACTTGAATGGTTGATGTCCCTATCAGTGGCTGATCAGTTGCACAGTGCTGTAGATGAGAGGTTAAAGGCTAAAGGGGGATACTCTATTGAGGAAGCTGAGAAATTGCTTCATTTGGGTTTGCTTTGTTCAAATTCAGACCCTAATATGAGACCAATGATGAGGCAAGTTGTGAAAATGCTGGAAGGGGAAATGGAAGGTGTTGAGTCTAACGAAGAAAGTGCAGAGATGGGTTTACTTGCAAAAATAAAATCAGCAGCAATGTGGTCTAGAAGTGAGTGTACCTTTCCACATAATGATTATCCAACCATGGATGAGGTTAGGATGTTCAGTTCTAGTTCTATGATGTTCAGTTCTAGTTCTATGATGCAATATGCAAGTGACAACAGTGCCATTCTAGAAGGCAGATAA
- the LOC112771769 gene encoding L-type lectin-domain containing receptor kinase VII.1-like, with protein MSLFHFLVILLHIVTTLNLASATEFVYNTNFSHKNINLFGNASIESSILTLTNQSFFSIGRAFYPHKIPTKQANSSTLLPFATSFIFSVSPIKNFVITGHGLAFIFAPSRGVNGRSSAEYLGLFNLSNEGSPQNHVFGVEFDTIMNEEFDDINGNHVGVDINSLASTISHEAGYWCGNDDKEFKVLKISNGENYQVWIEFKHSQLNVTMAKAGQKRPRAPLISINLNVSEVLMDEMYVGFSASTGKILDRVNILAWSFSNSNFSIADALVTDNLPSFVLHKRWFSGLRALLLGVISVLIIGCGSTVLFVLRRRNKKGEELEDWELEYWPHRISFHEIDAATRGFSEENVVGNGGNGKVYKGVLQGEEVAVKRILQEREQGMREFLAEVSSLGRMRHKNLVGLRGWCKKEKGNLILVYDLMNNGSLDKRIHDSDENMMLCWEERINILKNVAAGILYLHEGWEVKVLHRDIKASNVLLDKDMNARLGDFGLARMHDHHGQVATTTQVLGTVGYIAPEVIRTGRASTQSDVYGFGIMMLEVLCGRRPIEEHKPGLLEWLVSLTVNGQLLSAVDQRLKAKGGYTIEEAERLLHLGLLCSNSDPNKRPMMRQILKMLEGDMEGVDSDEENMEISLLGKIKSASMWSDNECTFPQPTLDEIRIFSPRSGSGTIPPEFSESDIIREGR; from the coding sequence ATGTCTCTATTTCATTTCCTTGTTATCCTTCTTCATATTGTAACCACTCTGAACTTAGCTTCAGCCACTGAATTTGTCTACAACACAAATTTCAGCCACAAAAACATCAATTTATTTGGAAATGCAAGTATTGAATCCTCCATTCTAACTCTAACTAATCAGAGTTTCTTCTCCATAGGCCGCGCTTTCTATCCTCATAAAATACCTACCAAACAAGCCAACTCTTCAACTCTTCTCCCATTTGCAACCTCCTTCATCTTCTCTGTTTCCCCCATTAAAAACTTTGTTATTACTGGTCATGGTCTTGCTTTCATATTTGCACCATCAAGAGGTGTAAACGGCAGATCCTCGGCCGAGTATCTTGGCCTTTTCAATCTCAGCAATGAAGGCAGTCCCCAGAACCATGTTTTTGGAGTTGAATTCGACACAATTATGAATGAAGAGTTCGACGATATCAATGGAAATCATGTTGGTGTTGACATAAACTCGCTTGCTTCGACAATTTCACATGAGGCTGGATATTGGTGTgggaatgatgataaggagttcAAGGTGTTGAAGATAAGCAATGGAGAGAATTATCAGGTATGGATTGAGTTCAAGCATTCACAGCTTAATGTTACTATGGCTAAGGCAGGACAAAAGAGGCCTCGAGCGCCTCTTATCAGTATAAACCTTAATGTATCTGAGGTTCTTATGGATGAAATGTATGTTGGTTTCAGTGCATCAACAGGGAAAATATTAGACAGGGTTAATATTCTTGCTTGGAGTTTTAGCAATTCAAATTTTTCAATTGCTGATGCTTTAGTGACTGACAACTTGCCTTCATTCGTCCTTCATAAAAGATGGTTTTCCGGATTAAGAGCCTTACTTCTTGGAGTAATCAGTGTGCTAATCATTGGTTGTGGCTCTACAGTGTTGTTTGTGCTACGCAGGCGAAACAAGAAAGGTGAAGAACTTGAAGACTGGGAGTTAGAGTATTGGCCTCATAGGATTAGTTTCCATGAGATTGATGCAGCGACTAGGGGGTTCTCTGAAGAGAACGTGGTTGGTAATGGCGGAAATGGGAAGGTATATAAAGGAGTTCTGCAAGGTGAAGAAGTAGCAGTGAAGAGAATTCTTCAAGAAAGAGAACAAGGGATGAGAGAGTTCTTGGCTGAGGTCTCAAGTCTTGGTAGAATGAGGCACAAAAACTTGGTTGGATTGAGAGGTTGGtgcaagaaagaaaagggaaacttGATTCTTGTTTATGACTTGATGAACAATGGAAGTTTAGACAAAAGGATCCATGACAGTGACGAAAACATGATGCTATGTTGGGAAGAGAggataaatattttgaaaaatgtgGCTGCAGGGATTCTATACCTGCATGAGGGTTGGGAAGTTAAGGTTTTGCATAGGGACATCAAAGCAAGCAATGTTCTACTGGACAAGGACATGAATGCCAGGTTGGGAGATTTCGGATTGGCGCGAATGCATGATCATCATGGACAAGTAGCCACCACAACACAAGTATTAGGCACAGTAGGATACATAGCTCCTGAAGTAATTAGAACTGGAAGAGCATCAACACAATCTGATGTGTATGGTTTCGGAATAATGATGTTGGAAGTGCTTTGTGGAAGAAGGCCAATTGAAGAACACAAGCCAGGGCTACTTGAATGGTTGGTCTCCCTAACGGTGAATGGCCAGTTGCTTAGTGCTGTTGATCAGAGATTGAAGGCTAAGGGTGGATACACCATTGAAGAAGCTGAGAGGTTGCTTCATTTGGGTCTGTTATGTTCAAATTCAGACCCTAATAAGAGGCCAATGATGAGGCAGATTTTGAAAATGCTAGAAGGTGATATGGAAGGAGTTGATTCTgatgaagaaaatatggagaTCAGTTTACTAGGAAAAATAAAATCAGCATCAATGTGGTCTGATAATGAATGTACTTTTCCACAACCTACTTTGGATGAAATTAGGATATTCAGTCCTAGAAGTGGCTCAGGTACCATTCCACCAGAATTCTCAGAATCAGACATCATTAGAGAAGGTAGGTAA
- the LOC112771768 gene encoding probable L-type lectin-domain containing receptor kinase VII.2, whose product MKMMMMVHDIHTLFFFMAILNLNIALLSCVSATEFVYNRNFNSTNTKLYGNATIQNSILSLTNQTYFSIGRAFYPFKIPMKKQSNSTLLPFSTSFIFSIAPIKNFPIAHGFALFFTPVMAIHGELSGNYMGLFNRSTAGNASNHVFAIEFDDFRNEEFNELNDNHIGVDVNSMMSEYSEPAGFWGGKDGETMEELKLASGENYQVWIEFDGSHINVTMAIAGHRKPQRPLIHNKPINLSGVLLDEMYVGFSGATGRMVDECRILAWSFSNSNFSIGDALHTNRLPLFVHPKALIYRSKYFILGVIFGGLIVIGCGTLVFLSLLLRSKGKRGGKDEQVEDWELEYWPHRISYEEICVATNGFSEENVIGNGTSGRVYKGVLKGVEVAVKRFNHETQHEMREFLAEISSLGRMKHRNLVGFRGWSKKKGGKLILVYDYMGNESLDKRIFECEDDTMILSWELRLSVLQNVACGILYLHEGWEFEVLHRDIKASNVLLDKDMNARLGDFGLARLHRQENVSDTTRVIGTLGYMAPELVRIGRPSTATDVYSFGILILEVVCGRRPIVVDKPALVDWVFSLMEKGQLSFAVDERLKNQSGFSTEEVERVLHLGLLCASSDPGIRPTMRQVVKILEGIRNCDCNDSCINMSLLGKINSAASWSRSSTSSATVNYPTFDEILQTKFYSTASQSFSYPSLQPDSESISEGR is encoded by the coding sequence atgaagatgatgatgatggttcaTGATATTCATACCTTGTTCTTCTTCATGGCCATTCTCAATCTTAACATAGCTCTTTTGAGTTGTGTGTCAGCAACTGAATTTGTGTATAACAGAAACTTCAACTCTACAAACACCAAGCTCTATGGAAATGCCACAATCCAAAATTCCATTCTCTCTCTCACTAACCAAACTTACTTTTCCATTGGCCGTGCCTTTTACCCTTTCAAGATACCAATGAAGAAACAATCAAATTCTACCCTTCTTCCCTTTTCAACTTCTTTCATATTCTCCATTGCTCCTATCAAGAACTTCCCCATTGCTCATGGCTTtgctctcttcttcacacctgtCATGGCCATCCATGGTGAACTCTCAGGGAACTACATGGGACTATTTAACCGTTCCACAGCAGGTAACGCCTCAAACCATGTATTTGCCATTGAGTTTGATGATTTTAGGAATGAGGAGTtcaatgaattgaatgataaccATATTGGTGTTGATGTGAATTCAATGATGTCTGAGTATTCTGAACCTGCTGGGTTTTGGGGTGGGAAAGATGGTGAAACAATGGAGGAATTGAAGCTTGCTAGTGGTGAAAATTATCAGGTTTGGATTGAGTTTGATGGTTCACATATCAATGTTACTATGGCCATAGCAGGGCATAGGAAGCCTCAAAGGCCTTTGATTCATAATAAGCCTATTAACCTTTCTGGGGTTTTGTTGGATGAGATGTATGTGGGGTTTTCTGGGGCAACAGGGAGAATGGTTGATGAGTGTAGAATCTTGGCTTGGAGTTTTAGCAATTCGAATTTTTCGATCGGTGATGCCTTGCACACCAACCGTTTGCCTTTATTCGTGCATCCAAAGGCATTGATTTATAGATCAAAATATTTCATTTTGGGGGTCATTTTTGGTGGACTGATAGTTATTGGTTGTGGTACTTTGGTGTTTTTGAGTTTATTATTAAGATCCAAAGGAAAAAGAGGAGGGAAAGATGAACAGGTTGAAGATTGGGAATTGGAATATTGGCCTCACAGAATTAGCTATGAAGAGATTTGTGTTGCGACGAATGGATTCTCGGAGGAGAATGTGATTGGGAATGGGACAAGTGGGAGAGTTTACAAGGGAGTGTTGAAAGGTGTAGAAGTCGCGGTTAAGAGATTCAACCATGAAACTCAGCATGAGATGAGAGAGTTTCTGGCAGAGATCTCAAGCCTAGGGAGAATGAAACACAGGAATTTGGTTGGTTTCAGAGGGTGGAGCAAAAAAAAAGGAGGGAAATTGATCCTTGTATATGATTATATGGGGAATGAGAGCTTGGATAAGAGAATTTTCGAGTGTGAAGATGACACCATGATACTCAGCTGGGAACTCAGGCTCAGTGTGCTTCAAAATGTAGCTTGTGGAATTTTGTACCTACACGAAGGCTGGGAATTCGAGGTCTTGCATAGAGATATTAAAGCAAGTAATGTACTACTCGACAAGGATATGAACGCACGATTGGGAGATTTCGGCCTAGCCAGGCTGCACCGACAGGAAAACGTGTCTGACACAACAAGAGTGATTGGAACTCTGGGTTACATGGCACCAGAGCTAGTCCGAATCGGTCGACCATCAACCGCTACTGATGTGTACAGTTTTGGAATATTAATCTTGGAAGTGGTGTGTGGGAGAAGGCCTATTGTGGTAGATAAACCTGCATTGGTTGATTGGGTATTTTCCCTTATGGAGAAAGGGCAATTGAGTTTTGCTGTTGATGAGAGGCTGAAGAATCAAAGTGGTTTCAGCACTGaggaagttgagagagtgttgCATTTGGGTTTGTTATGTGCAAGTTCAGACCCTGGTATTAGGCCAACAATGAGGCAAGTGGTGAAAATTTTGGAAGGAATAAGAAACTGTGATTGTAATGATTCATGCATCAATATGAGTCTTCTTGGGAAAATAAACTCAGCGGCATCATGGTCTAGGAGTTCAACAAGTTCTGCCACTGTGAATTATCCTACTTTTGATGAAATTTTGCAGACTAAGTTCTATTCCACAGCATCTCAAAGCTTCTCTTATCCAAGCCTACAACCAGATTCTGAATCAATCTCAGAAGGAAGATGA